The proteins below are encoded in one region of Scyliorhinus torazame isolate Kashiwa2021f chromosome 8, sScyTor2.1, whole genome shotgun sequence:
- the ints6 gene encoding integrator complex subunit 6 isoform X4, which produces MPILLFLIDTSASMSQRTHLGTTYLDIAKGAVETFMKLRARDPASRGDRYMLVTFDDPPYGIKAGWKENHATFMNELKNLQAVGLSTLGQSLRTSFDLLNLNRLVTGIDNYGQLSMQETTWMELGESNHIIFVELSNVITCLPRPS; this is translated from the exons ATGCCCATCTTACTTTTCCTCATAGACACGTCCGCCTCCATGAGCCAGCGCACCCATCTGGGCACCACCTATCTGGACATAGCCAAAGGCGCGGTTGAGACCTTCATGAAG ctgcgagcccgggaccctgccagccgGGGAGACAGGTACATGCTGGTGACCTTCGATGATCCACCGTACGGTATCAAG GCTGGCTGGAAGGAAAACCATGCAACGTTCATGAACGAATTGAAAAATCTTCAAGCTGTAGGACTATCAACTCTTGGCCAGTCTTTAAGGACATCCTTTGATTTATTAAATTTAAATAGATTAGTTACTGGAATAGACAACTATGGGCAG CTGTCCATGCAGGAAACCACCTGGATGGAGTTGGGTGAATCAAATCACATCATATTTGTGGAGCTCAGCAATGTGATTACCTGTCTTCCACGCCCCTCCTAA
- the ints6 gene encoding integrator complex subunit 6 isoform X3, which translates to MPILLFLIDTSASMSQRTHLGTTYLDIAKGAVETFMKLRARDPASRGDRYMLVTFDDPPYGIKAGWKENHATFMNELKNLQAVGLSTLGQSLRTSFDLLNLNRLVTGIDNYGQSTQFIIFQLRGNLAWPIHLPCTSLGCGGETHANTGRMCKLHTDSDPEPRSTLGPRRREAAMLSTATVLPLLYHILKLLLCVHVVCIS; encoded by the exons ATGCCCATCTTACTTTTCCTCATAGACACGTCCGCCTCCATGAGCCAGCGCACCCATCTGGGCACCACCTATCTGGACATAGCCAAAGGCGCGGTTGAGACCTTCATGAAG ctgcgagcccgggaccctgccagccgGGGAGACAGGTACATGCTGGTGACCTTCGATGATCCACCGTACGGTATCAAG GCTGGCTGGAAGGAAAACCATGCAACGTTCATGAACGAATTGAAAAATCTTCAAGCTGTAGGACTATCAACTCTTGGCCAGTCTTTAAGGACATCCTTTGATTTATTAAATTTAAATAGATTAGTTACTGGAATAGACAACTATGGGCAG agtacccaattcattattttccaattaaggggcaatttagcgtggccaatccacctaccctgcacatctttgggttgtgggggcgaaacccacgcaaacacggggagaatgtgcaaactccacacggacagtgacccagagccgcgatcgaccctgggacctcggcgccgtgaggcagcaatgctatccaccgccaccgtgctgcccctcttgtaCCATATTCTTAAACTTTTATTGTGTGTGCATGTTGTCTGCATTTCTTAA